TTGTACTTCGAAACGAATATTTTTTCAAATCCGAGTTTCTCTGCTTCAGCAATACGTTGTTCTATTTTATTAACAGCTCTGATCTCGCCATTCAATCCTACTTCACCTGCAAAACACACATGAGGCGGAAGCGGAATATCTTCATAGGAAGAGAGTAAAGCGCAGATGACAGCGAGATCAATCGATGGGTCTTCTACTTTAATACCCCCTGCAATGTTTACAAAAACATCTTTCATTCCAAATTGAAATCCACCTCGTTTTTCAAGTACGGCTAATAACAATTGAAGTCTTCGGGTATCAAAACCGGTCACAGTTCTCTGTGGGGTTCCGTAAACACTTTGTGTCACCAATGCTTGTACTTCAATGAGTAATGGACGCATACCTTCAAGGGTTGCAGCAATACCACTACCACTTAACTGATCCTCTCGTTGAGCGATCAAAATTTCTGAAGGATTGGATACTACTCGCATACCATCACCTGTCATTTCATAAATACCCAACTCGGCGGTACTGCCAAAGCGATTTTTCAAAGTTCTTAAGATCCTATAAGCATAATGTCGATCACCTTCGAACTGCAAAACCGTGTCTACCATGTGTTCCAGCACTTTTGGTCCTGCAATGGCGCCATCTTTAGTGATATGTCCGATCAAAAAAACAGGGGTGCTGGTTTCTTTTGCGAAGCGTTGAAATTCAGCTGCACATTCCCTGATCTGAGAAACGGTTCCTGCAGATGAATCAATCAGATTGGACTGTAATGTTTGAATCGAATCAACGATTACTAACTGGGGTTTCAGTTTTTTGATTTCCTGAAAAATCGTTTGTGTTGATGTTTCTGTGAGCAGATAGAAATTTTCATTTTTGATCTTTAATCGATCCGCTCTCATTTTGATCTGTTGCTCACTTTCTTCCCCGCTGATATATAAAACTTTGAGTTGATTGAGCAGTAAACCATTTTGCAAAAACAAAGTACTCTTACCTATGCCAGGTTCGCCTGCCACTAAAATGATGCTACCCGGAACAATGCCTCCTCCCAATACTCGATCTAATTCCGGATCTCGACTTTGGATTCTTTTTTCTTCGGTTGTTTGTACCTCATTTAAAGAAATCGTTTTAGTTTTTCTTTTTTCTTCTTTGTAATCATCCCATTTTTCTTCTTTCACATTTCCTTTATCCAATACTTCCTCAACAAAAGTATTCCACTGAGAACAGGCCGGACATTTTCCGATCCACTTCGCACTTTCATAGCCACAATTGCTGCAG
Above is a genomic segment from Sediminibacterium sp. KACHI17 containing:
- the radA gene encoding DNA repair protein RadA, with the protein product MSKIKTAFFCSNCGYESAKWIGKCPACSQWNTFVEEVLDKGNVKEEKWDDYKEEKRKTKTISLNEVQTTEEKRIQSRDPELDRVLGGGIVPGSIILVAGEPGIGKSTLFLQNGLLLNQLKVLYISGEESEQQIKMRADRLKIKNENFYLLTETSTQTIFQEIKKLKPQLVIVDSIQTLQSNLIDSSAGTVSQIRECAAEFQRFAKETSTPVFLIGHITKDGAIAGPKVLEHMVDTVLQFEGDRHYAYRILRTLKNRFGSTAELGIYEMTGDGMRVVSNPSEILIAQREDQLSGSGIAATLEGMRPLLIEVQALVTQSVYGTPQRTVTGFDTRRLQLLLAVLEKRGGFQFGMKDVFVNIAGGIKVEDPSIDLAVICALLSSYEDIPLPPHVCFAGEVGLNGEIRAVNKIEQRIAEAEKLGFEKIFVSKYNKKSFNPQAYKIQVVALSRVDEVYQQLF